The genomic stretch GGGGTTCTAGTCACGGGTGGTGCTCAAGCAGGGCATCGACACCTCCACGCCGTCCGGGCGCCTGCAGTTCCACATGTTCGGCGCCTTCGACGAGTTCCTGCGGGAGCTCATCGTCGAGAGCACCCTCGAAGGGCTCGCCTCGGCCCGAGCACGGGGCCGCGTCGGTGGACGCCCCTCTGCCCTGGACACTCACGGTGTGGAGATGGCTCGCGCGTTGTACGAGATGAAGGGCGAGGACAGCAAGCGCCGCTACACCGTTCAGCAGATTCGCGACCGGCTCGGCGTCAGCCGCGCCACGATCTACCGCCACCTCAATCCTGACAAGCCGGACAAGGCATAGGAGGAGCCTGGCGTCACCCCCGAAATCGGCCAGCTGGGTCGATGGCCCTTCAGCCGGGGTTATGGAGTCCCAGGAGCACGAAGAAATTGCCCACGAATATAGCGCTGGCCTGCCATAGTGCAGGAGCTTGACCGCCTGTGGCGGCTATCACATGGAACTGGAATCGACGTACGGACACAGACGAGTCGTGAGCACTGATCTCGAATTATGGTCCCGCGCAGCCGAAGGGAACAGCGAGGCTTTAGCGGCCTTGTTCGACAAGTACGCGCGCGATGTCTATAACCACTGCTTCCGCCGTACCGCAGACTGGTCGGCCGCCGAAGATCTCACCTCGGTGGTGTTCCTGGAGGCGTGGCGGCGGCGCGGCCATGTGCGAATCCGCCACGAAAGCGCGCTCCCCTGGCTGCTCGGCGTGGCCAACAACGTTTTGCGCAATCGGCACCGATCGCTGCGCCGCCACAAGACTGCACTGGAACAGCTCCCTCCCAAGGCATACGAGCGCGACCCGGCCGAGGACATCGCCCGGCGAATCGACGACGAGCACCGGATGCGCGAGATCCTAGAGCGGATGGACCGGCTGTCGTCGGCGGACCGCGAAGTACTCGCCCTTGCGTCTTGTCGGAGCTGACCTACGAGGAAGCGGCCGTCGCCCTGGGCATCCCGGTGGGCACGGTGCGGTGCGACTGTCCCGGGCTCGAAGCCGCCTGAAAGACCTCCTGGAAAAGGAACCCCAACCACGGCTCGGACACAGATGGAGTGAGCGCCTCTCAGCGCTCCGCAAGAAGGGAGAGGAGCTGTGACCAACCACAAGCTTCCGGAAGAACGCGACCTTCCTGCCGCCCGGCACTCACTCAGAAAGGCCCACCTGACGACCATGATCGAACAGAAAACCGCATCTGCACCGGTACGCCGACGCCGTCGCTGACTGGGCTTGGCCGTTCTGGGAACCGCTGTCACCGCCGCACTGGCGATCGGCGTCCCCGTGCTGCTGGGCCAGGGTGCCACCCCAGCGAACGCGGTGATCCGCGAACCGGACCGGTCCATCAAGATCTACATCAGGGACTACAAGCATCCTGAGGTGATCGAACGCCAGTTGCGCAACCTCGACGTGCAGGCGAACGTGACCTTCCTGCCGACCGGTAAGCAGTGCAAGGAGCCCCGGGGCACGTACCTGCCGGACAATCCGGCCTTGCTCACCACCGAACCGCCGGCTGAAGGTGAGGATGACTATTGGAGGCTGCATCCGGAGCAGATCAAGCCGGGGCAGACCCGCCCAACGCGCATCTCAAGCCCGAGTCTGATCCCCCTCGGGCTGGCCCGATGCCGGGAGAACTGGCTGGGCGAAGTCGAAGGACTCAAGGTCAGCCTCGCCGGAGCGGAACAGAAGCTCGCCCAGCTCAACGAACGCGCCCGTCGCGCCGCCACCGTGAACCTCGGCATCCCGACATTCCGCGACGTCGCTGGCCGCACCGTCAGCGCCAACCCGAACAAGATCATCAACTAGTTCAGAAAAGATGTACACGAGCGCCGCCTGCAGGCGCTGTGAACCTGGCCTGGAAGTTGGCTGCGGCCGTGCGCGGCCGGGCCCCGCCCGGCCTGCTGTCCGAGAAGGTCAACCGCCGCCGCATCGCCACCCCCTAGCTGGCGCCGACCAGTGGTGTGCGGGCTCATCGTGAGCCAGGCCGGGCCGCGTATCGGTGGACGCCCGCCTGCAGACGCAGCAGTTCTATGCCGTCGCCACCTTCGTGCTCAACGGCTCCCTGTTCGTCCTGGTCGGGCTCAAACTACAACCGGCGGTACGCGGCCTGACCAGCCTGGCCCTCGCCCAGGCCCTGACCGCCACCACCGTGGCCGTCGCGGACCTCGTCGCCGTGCGCTTCGCCTTCCTGTTCGCCGCGGCGTACACGATCCGGTTACTGGACCGCCGCCCGCAGCAGCGGCTGCTGCGCGTCAGCAACCGCGCCCGGCTGGTCAGCGGCGTGGCCGGGTTCCGCGGCGCGGTTTCACTGGCCGCCGCGCTCGCCGTCCCCAACGCGCTCACCTCCGGCAGCCGTTCCCCTACCGCGGCACCATCGTCTTCCTCGCTCTGGTGCTGCGGGGCCATCCTGCTGGCTGGCCATGGTCCGGTGGGCGTGTCTGCCCAGCGACACCGGTATCCAGGGACGAACGCCGTATGGCGGAGACCCTCGCCACCGAGGAAGCCCTCGCCGCCCGCCGAGCAGCGGCGTGAGTTCCGGCAGGACCGTCCCGTCGAGCCTGCTTGGCCGCCCGGCCGGTATCCAGGCATCCATGATCTAGGAAAACCCTGGCGAAACAAGGACCGCACCCTCTCAGGAGCCTTCCCACCACGGCTCCACGCCCTCCTGGGCGACGAACTCGTAGAAGTCCATATTGGCGATCTCCAGGTTGTTCGCGAGCGATCCGACCATGCGACATGGAAGAACGGCGGGTTGCCCTGGCGTGTCGTAAAGGTCGACAACGATCAGCGGTCGGCCGGGCTCCACAAAGGTCCTGTCGTCGGCGAGCGCGACCAGCGTGGTGTGCTCCTCAGGCGGCACCAGCGCCGGGACTTGGCCCGGCTGAAGGCCCTCAAAGGCCCGGTCGTCGACGACCAGCGCCGTCAACGGCCAGTGCTCCACGTTGATCTCATCCGGGTCCATGTCCGCGCCGAGCCAGCCGTCCTCGTCGGCCCCGCCCAGTTCCTCCAGCAGAGCCCGCCAGCCCTCCTCGTCGCCGAAGGAGGTGCGGACCAGCAGAGCCGCGTCGGTGGCGGGCAAGGCCGGGAACGACCTGTGCGGCGTGGTCGTCGGTGGGGGAAAGGCCGGTCTGCCGCCGTCCCCCAGGTACATACCGCATATGTCCATGTGGCGCACCAGGTCGTCGAACGCGAGGATGCGGTCCAGTAGGGCGGCCAGGATCTCGCCGAGCCGGGCCGGCGGGACCCGGACGCCTCGCCCGGGTGTTACCGCCAGGTCCACCAGCAGCGGCCCATCCCCGCCGTACACCACCGAAATGTCGGCCAAGACGACAACCGGCGGCACGGCGCCGCCGTCCGGAATGAGCGCCGGGACGTTACCGCCGTGCAGGTAGTCCCATTCCGGGTTCTCGACCGGGAGGAGTCGCACCCCGCTGTCGCCGAGGACGAGCACGTCACCTTCCTGGCGGCCTCCGATCTCTTCGAGCAGCCGACCCCACAGGGCTTTGCCGTCCTCGTAGCACGTGCAGACCAAGAGCACATCACCGGGCGCTGGTTGAGGCAGGCTGGGACGGGACATGACTCCTCCGTGGGGATGCGAAGATCAGGATATTACCGTGGAGTTCGCGCGTCTGGTCCATGCCGACTGGTGCACTCGTGGTCTCCTCTTTTCGCAGGTCAACGGGGATCAACAAGTCGCACATGACACGTTCGACCTCCTGGCGCGATAGGCCGCGGTCGCGCCGCCACAGCTGCCACAGGTAGATATCCGTCGCGGCGTGGTGCAGGTTCAGCGCACGCCCGCGGACGTGTGATGGTACCGGCGAAGGGGCGATGCTATTGGGGCCGCAAATGCCCAGGGCCTTGCCGGCCCGTGTGGGGTCCTCGACGGTGTCGAGGAGCGCCATGGCGTAGTCGGCGCGAGAGCCGCGTCGCGCCGCCCCGGGCGTTGGGGTCGAAGTCGATGTGCATCATGAGGCGTGTCCTCGCCTCTATGAGGATCTTCGCTGAACCGTCAGGTACCACCTGATGCGGAAGCTGGTCGACCGAGCTTGCCGAGAACCGGTTACGCGTTCCGAGCAAGCTCGCGACTGCTGGCGATGTCAGCGCTGTGCCGGGCCGTCCTCGTCCCAGCCCGGCACCTGGACCCAGCGGCGGAACGGGCCTGTCACAGCTCGGCGATCGGAAATCCTCAGACCGGTGTACGCGCAGCCGTAGCCGACGGCGTCCCCTGCGTAACAGGAGGAGTAGAGAAAGCGGAGCAAGACGTTCCCCCCGCCGGGCTCAAGGTAGCCGACCTCGATCGGGTGTATGTCCAAACCCCAGTCGTGGTCGAGCGTTCCGTCGCGGGCGACCATGCCCTGGGCACCGCTCTTGGGGTTCAGGTAAAGGCCGTAGGCCACCGTCCCGGCCGAGAGCCGGCCGAGCACGGTGTGGTTGGCCGGCAGAAAACCCCAGGGCTGAGATACGACGCAGCCGCCTTCGACGCCCGTGACTCCGACAAAGCGCAGGTCGCAGAAGTCATCGGGGTCAAGGTAATCGTCTTCCTCTTCGTCTTCGTCGGGCTCGCAGAAGGGGAACGGCGGGTCATCAAGGTCGAGCACCGGGCACCGCTCCGGGGAAGCGCCCAGCCGGCGGATCGTCTCGTCCTCGTCGATCCCGGCGACGAATGCGATCCCCAGCCCTTCGGCATCTACATCGCCCAGCATTCCGCGGAATCGGTCAGCCTCCGCCGCGGCGGCCCGTTCCTCGGCGGGGGGAGGCACGGCGCCGGGAAGGTGTTCGAAGTGTGAGGCGAGGGGAGACAACAGGGCCAGCCGCCCCGGAGACCAGTCGCCCGCGATCGGACGCCACGCGTCGGCTCCGGCTGCCAGCAGCGCAGCGGCGTTCTCCGCCCGCCGACCGCAGACCGCGGCCCACAAGGCCGTCTGCCCTTCGCCGTTGTCGGCATCGACGTCGCGGACCAGCGCCGCCAGCGTGGCGACGACCTCCGGTGAGCCTGAGCCGGCGGCCTCGCTCAGCGGCGTTCCGTAGCCGCTGGGGTGAAGAGGCCCGTTCGGGTCCGCGCCCGCCGCCAGCCGACCTCGGACCAGGTCCAGGTCGTTCCAGTCCGCCGAGGCCATGTACTG from Nonomuraea polychroma encodes the following:
- a CDS encoding recombinase family protein, with protein sequence MLKQGIDTSTPSGRLQFHMFGAFDEFLRELIVESTLEGLASARARGRVGGRPSALDTHGVEMARALYEMKGEDSKRRYTVQQIRDRLGVSRATIYRHLNPDKPDKA
- a CDS encoding RNA polymerase sigma factor, encoding MSTDLELWSRAAEGNSEALAALFDKYARDVYNHCFRRTADWSAAEDLTSVVFLEAWRRRGHVRIRHESALPWLLGVANNVLRNRHRSLRRHKTALEQLPPKAYERDPAEDIARRIDDEHRMREILERMDRLSSADREVLALASCRS
- a CDS encoding DUF6924 domain-containing protein, encoding MSRPSLPQPAPGDVLLVCTCYEDGKALWGRLLEEIGGRQEGDVLVLGDSGVRLLPVENPEWDYLHGGNVPALIPDGGAVPPVVVLADISVVYGGDGPLLVDLAVTPGRGVRVPPARLGEILAALLDRILAFDDLVRHMDICGMYLGDGGRPAFPPPTTTPHRSFPALPATDAALLVRTSFGDEEGWRALLEELGGADEDGWLGADMDPDEINVEHWPLTALVVDDRAFEGLQPGQVPALVPPEEHTTLVALADDRTFVEPGRPLIVVDLYDTPGQPAVLPCRMVGSLANNLEIANMDFYEFVAQEGVEPWWEGS
- a CDS encoding ankyrin repeat domain-containing protein, whose product is MRTDDRDRGEPRADWQYMASADWNDLDLVRGRLAAGADPNGPLHPSGYGTPLSEAAGSGSPEVVATLAALVRDVDADNGEGQTALWAAVCGRRAENAAALLAAGADAWRPIAGDWSPGRLALLSPLASHFEHLPGAVPPPAEERAAAAEADRFRGMLGDVDAEGLGIAFVAGIDEDETIRRLGASPERCPVLDLDDPPFPFCEPDEDEEEDDYLDPDDFCDLRFVGVTGVEGGCVVSQPWGFLPANHTVLGRLSAGTVAYGLYLNPKSGAQGMVARDGTLDHDWGLDIHPIEVGYLEPGGGNVLLRFLYSSCYAGDAVGYGCAYTGLRISDRRAVTGPFRRWVQVPGWDEDGPAQR